The bacterium genome contains the following window.
CTCGAGCAGAATTATCCCAATCCGTTCAATCCATCGACGAAAATCCGTTTCATTCTGAAGGAGCAGGGATTCGCGGCACTGACCATTTATAACGTCAGAGGCGAAAAAGTGCGCGAGCTGGTGGCGGATCGATTGAATGCCGGCGCTCATATCGTCGAGTGGGACGGCATGGACCAGTACGGCAGACAGGCGCCGAGCGGCATGTATCTCTATACGCTGCGCATGAACGGGTTTGAACAAAAGCGCATGATGATGTTCCTCAAATGAGCATCAAATGACCTTAAGCAAAAAGCCGGCCCTTCAGGGTCCGGCTTTTTTTATCCCCGAAGGCGGACGGCGGATAACCGCCTTGTACCAAGCAGAACCACCGACCACGGCAACGGTATTCTCTTCCCGCGCAATTCAGTTGCATATGCATTGTTTATTCACTACATTTGCGTCGACGGCAAAAACGCCGGCAAAGCTTCTCATACCTGAATAAAATGCGGAAGCAATATGGTCGTAATGAATCGTCGAAACTTTATACGCTCCTCCGCCACCCTGTTGTTGGCGTCCGGTTGCAGCTCCCAGCGCGTCCAACTGACCGTTCCTCCGGTCAGGCTGGGCCACACCGGATTGATCGTCTCCAAATTGGCGTTCGGCACCGGCACTGCCGGCTGGGAAGGCCATTCGGACCAGACGAAAATAGGCCGGCAGGCGTTTATCCGCCTGATGCAGCAGCTGTATGAACGCGGCATTACTTTTATCGATGCGGCGGACATCTATGGATCCCACCATTTGATCAAAGAGGCGCTGAAGATCATTCCTCGGGAAAAAGTGGTGATCATGAGCAAGATCTGGACCACGCCTGTGGATTGGATCCCAGCCGCCTCACCCGCGCAAACGCTGGACCGGTTCCGCCGCGAACTGGGCGTCGACGTGATCGACCTGGTGCTGCTCCATTGCACGTCAGACGGTCAGTGGCCGGAAACGCTCAGCGCAATGCGAGAAGAACTGCACTCCGCTAAGATGAAAGGGATCGTCAAAGCGGTGGGCGTGTCCTGTCACCATCTGGAAGCTTTGAAAACGGCAGCCCAGGATCCCTGGACAGAGGTTATGCTGGCGCGCATCAATCACAAGGGCATTCGCATGGATGGCCGGCCTGAGGAGGTCATGCCGGTGCTGCAGCAGGCGCATGAGAACGGCAAAGCCATTCTCGGCATGAAGATTTACGGTTGCGGTGCGATAAAACAGGAGGAAGAGTGCGAAGCTTCACTTCGCTGGGTGATTGAAAGCGGCAACGTGGACAGCATCACCATCGGCGTGACCACGCTGGCGCACGCGGAACAGAACATCCTTCGCGTCAACCGCTAC
Protein-coding sequences here:
- a CDS encoding aldo/keto reductase, giving the protein MNRRNFIRSSATLLLASGCSSQRVQLTVPPVRLGHTGLIVSKLAFGTGTAGWEGHSDQTKIGRQAFIRLMQQLYERGITFIDAADIYGSHHLIKEALKIIPREKVVIMSKIWTTPVDWIPAASPAQTLDRFRRELGVDVIDLVLLHCTSDGQWPETLSAMREELHSAKMKGIVKAVGVSCHHLEALKTAAQDPWTEVMLARINHKGIRMDGRPEEVMPVLQQAHENGKAILGMKIYGCGAIKQEEECEASLRWVIESGNVDSITIGVTTLAHAEQNILRVNRYCRAV